DNA sequence from the Jatrophihabitans sp. genome:
GACCCGCTTGAGGTACTGAAGTACCGCTGCTTCTTCGTCACAAAGTCGAAGTTATTAGCCTGACTGTTCTTACGGTGGTTGAGCAACAGCAAATTGCCGAGCCGATGCGTGAGCCGCTCGCGCTCTTCCTCGGTGAAGTCGGATAGCCACTGGCTGTCCTTCTTGGGCTTCTGCGGGAGGACGTGCTCGATGGAAATGATCTTATGGTTGTACGTGGCACCCGGATCCTTGGCCAGCAGTTCGTCGAGTCTTAGCAGAACGTAGCGGGCTCGCCGGGCCTGCATTCGGTAGATCTCGCCACGCAGCGCACTTAGCGAGAGCTTCCTGTCCTCGTCACTCAGCGCGAAGGAGGGGGATTCCAGTGCTGCCCCGCCCTTGAGCTCCTTCAACAAGTCGAGATACACGCCTATTCTCGGGGTCGTATAGGTCTGGCGGAGGAGAAAACTGGCGGCCAACCGCTCAAGCTTTTTAAGAAAGGCTGTGAGGAAGGCGGCATCGTCGGCGTGCTCAACCATGGCCCATAGCGCGCACGGCCTCCAGTCCTTGTTATCGATCATGTCTAGGCGCTTCAACCATCGGTTCACCGGCTCCCAATTGTCACCAGGACCAAAATCGTAAGCGATCGTGCGCTCGAATGCCTTGGCGTAGGGCAATAACAAGTCGTCGACGAACGAGGCCGCCTTTCCGTCGCTCAAATAGGCGTTTAGCACCTGCTTCGGGAACTCCTGCAGCAATTCCCGGCGAGCGCGTTCCTCACTTACAACTGTTCGCACGTCGCGGAACAGTTCGGTGAAGTCGTCGCTTCCGAGTGCCTCCTCAGCGTTCTCCCATCGCTTCGAGTAATCGGAACCTTCCGGCACCTTTCCGATGACCTGCGACTTGAAGATGTCGGCCGGGGTGAGGTCGAGACCGCGGGCGTTCATGACGCTAAAAATCCGGTACGCACTGTCAAGGTTGGGAGTGCTCACGACCACCAAGTAAGTGCGGGTACTGGCGAGCGTAGCAAGACTGCGCCGCTTGGTGTCATCCCAATCCGCAAGACGTTTGGCTAGGGCAGCGGCATTGTCGCGGATTGCTCGCTGAGGCTCGGTCGTCGCTGCAGCGTCACTCAAACCTATGAGCGACTCGATGTTGCCGGGCTCCTGAACGTACTTTCGAAAGAACGACGCGTCCTGTTCACGCAAGGTGAGCCGAGGTTTGGCTGGAACGCCGTCTAGTTCGTTGCCGGGATCCATTACCCGCGCAGCGAGGTTCCGGGAGAACTCCTCGCCCTCTACCATGTCGCGAAGGACCGAA
Encoded proteins:
- a CDS encoding DUF262 domain-containing HNH endonuclease family protein, encoding MQKNLTAHEHPLRKIFSSDFEFQIPEYQRAYRWGMDQALQLLDDLEETLGRDDAEPYFLGSLVLVEQNDSAFHVIDGQQRLTTLTILFSVLRDMVEGEEFSRNLAARVMDPGNELDGVPAKPRLTLREQDASFFRKYVQEPGNIESLIGLSDAAATTEPQRAIRDNAAALAKRLADWDDTKRRSLATLASTRTYLVVVSTPNLDSAYRIFSVMNARGLDLTPADIFKSQVIGKVPEGSDYSKRWENAEEALGSDDFTELFRDVRTVVSEERARRELLQEFPKQVLNAYLSDGKAASFVDDLLLPYAKAFERTIAYDFGPGDNWEPVNRWLKRLDMIDNKDWRPCALWAMVEHADDAAFLTAFLKKLERLAASFLLRQTYTTPRIGVYLDLLKELKGGAALESPSFALSDEDRKLSLSALRGEIYRMQARRARYVLLRLDELLAKDPGATYNHKIISIEHVLPQKPKKDSQWLSDFTEEERERLTHRLGNLLLLNHRKNSQANNFDFVTKKQRYFSTSSGSAVFALTTQVIGQASWTPKVIEARQETLTTLLAEEWELI